A DNA window from Mycolicibacter hiberniae contains the following coding sequences:
- the rplS gene encoding 50S ribosomal protein L19, with product MNTLDIVDKASLRDDIPAFAPGDTVNVHVKVIEGSKERIQVFKGVVIRRQGGGVRETFTVRKESYGVGVERTFPVHSPNVDHIDVLVRGDVRRAKLYYLRELRGKKAKIKEKR from the coding sequence ATGAACACGCTGGACATCGTCGACAAGGCGTCGCTGCGCGACGACATCCCGGCCTTCGCCCCCGGCGACACGGTCAACGTGCACGTGAAGGTGATCGAGGGCTCCAAGGAGCGCATCCAGGTGTTCAAGGGTGTGGTCATCCGCCGGCAGGGCGGCGGCGTTCGCGAGACGTTCACCGTCCGCAAGGAGAGCTACGGCGTCGGTGTGGAGCGGACCTTCCCGGTGCACTCGCCCAACGTCGACCACATCGACGTCCTGGTCCGCGGCGACGTCCGGCGCGCCAAGCTGTACTACCTGCGTGAGCTGCGCGGCAAGAAGGCCAAGATCAAGGAAAAGCGCTGA
- a CDS encoding serine hydrolase produces the protein MLLLTVVMVISTVVFGCDEKVYGADAVRPTPYSAPEVAPVATMIDVPRAPAIPPAAVVDGLAARMQEATDDAAKVGANISVAVLDRITHQLVTNGNTRPIATASVAKLFIADDLLLHQPEGGLSADDRAALDSMLRASDDGAAETFWNENGRNAIITRVAARYGLAGTSPPSNGAWWNTISTAPDLARYYDMLLNGSGGLPPAQASLILSNLALSTPSGLDGYPQRFGIPEGLYEEPVAVKQGWMCCIGNNWMHLSTGVVGPDRRYIVVVEALQPSDDATARNTITEAVKTIFPGGRI, from the coding sequence ATGCTCCTGCTGACCGTCGTCATGGTGATCTCCACGGTCGTGTTCGGCTGCGACGAGAAGGTCTATGGCGCCGACGCGGTGCGGCCGACGCCGTACAGCGCGCCTGAGGTGGCCCCGGTGGCCACCATGATCGACGTGCCTCGGGCGCCGGCGATTCCGCCGGCCGCGGTGGTCGACGGACTCGCGGCGCGCATGCAGGAGGCCACCGACGACGCCGCCAAGGTCGGCGCCAACATCTCGGTGGCCGTGCTGGACCGGATCACCCACCAGCTGGTCACCAACGGCAACACCCGCCCGATCGCCACCGCCTCGGTCGCCAAGCTGTTCATCGCCGACGACCTGCTGCTGCACCAGCCGGAAGGCGGCCTGTCGGCCGACGACCGGGCCGCGCTGGATTCCATGCTGCGCGCCTCTGACGACGGGGCCGCCGAGACGTTCTGGAACGAGAACGGGCGCAACGCGATCATCACACGGGTGGCCGCCCGCTATGGACTGGCCGGCACCTCGCCGCCGTCGAACGGCGCCTGGTGGAACACCATCAGCACGGCACCGGATCTGGCGCGTTACTACGACATGCTGCTCAACGGCTCCGGCGGCCTGCCCCCGGCCCAGGCCAGCCTCATCCTGAGCAACCTCGCACTGTCCACCCCGAGCGGGCTCGACGGCTACCCGCAGCGGTTCGGGATTCCAGAGGGTCTCTACGAAGAGCCGGTGGCGGTGAAGCAAGGCTGGATGTGCTGCATCGGCAATAACTGGATGCACCTGTCGACCGGCGTGGTCGGACCGGACCGGCGCTACATCGTGGTCGTCGAGGCGCTGCAGCCCAGCGACGATGCCACGGCGCGCAACACGATCACCGAAGCCGTCAAGACCATTTTCCCGGGCGGGCGGATCTAA
- the lepB gene encoding signal peptidase I yields MTETTGPSPESSPEAAEAAEDGKHSALRESVVLIAIALVLYYLTLTFVARPYLIPSESMEPTLHGCHGCVGDRIMVDKVTYRFTTPEPGDVVVFRGPPSWNVGYKSIRSSNTPVRWVQNALSFIGFVPPDENDLVKRVIAVGGQTVQCRNDTGLTVDGKPLHEPYLNPATLMVDPMVYPCLGNEFGPVTVPEGRLWVMGDNRTHSSDSRAHCDSVQAQPDMQRRILCTGDDVDAGTVPVANVIGKTRFIAWPPSRWGLVRATNPQQDP; encoded by the coding sequence GTGACCGAAACCACGGGTCCGTCACCCGAGAGTTCTCCCGAGGCAGCTGAAGCAGCCGAGGACGGCAAGCACAGCGCACTGCGCGAGTCGGTGGTGCTGATCGCGATCGCGCTGGTGCTGTACTACCTGACGCTGACCTTCGTAGCGCGTCCCTACCTGATTCCCTCGGAGTCGATGGAGCCGACGCTGCACGGCTGCCACGGCTGCGTCGGTGACCGCATCATGGTGGACAAGGTCACCTACCGGTTCACCACCCCGGAGCCGGGCGACGTCGTCGTGTTCCGCGGGCCCCCGTCATGGAACGTGGGCTACAAATCGATCCGATCGAGCAACACACCGGTGCGCTGGGTCCAGAACGCGCTGTCCTTCATCGGATTCGTGCCGCCGGATGAGAACGACTTGGTCAAGCGGGTTATTGCGGTGGGCGGTCAGACCGTCCAGTGCCGCAACGACACCGGTCTGACCGTCGATGGCAAGCCGCTCCACGAGCCCTACCTGAACCCGGCCACCCTCATGGTCGACCCGATGGTCTATCCCTGCCTGGGCAACGAGTTCGGTCCGGTGACCGTTCCCGAGGGGCGGTTGTGGGTGATGGGTGACAACCGCACCCATTCGTCGGACTCGCGTGCGCACTGTGACTCCGTGCAGGCGCAGCCCGACATGCAGCGCCGGATCCTGTGCACCGGAGACGACGTCGATGCCGGCACCGTGCCAGTGGCCAACGTGATCGGTAAGACCAGGTTCATCGCCTGGCCGCCGTCGCGCTGGGGACTGGTCCGAGCGACGAACCCGCAGCAGGATCCCTAA